TGGTCACCAAATATCTGAAGGCGGTATGCAGCAAAACAATACACAAACATGATGAGGGTGAAATTGGTATGTGTTTGTTATGCAGGGGTTTACAACAGAAGCAGATAGCATTGTGGAGGAACATCAGTCTTAGTGTGCACCCCCTTTTCAGATTGGTTGGAAGAGAGGTAAAATCAAGACACTAAACTCCGGGCAAGAGATGCAATGGAAGCATTTGCCTAACCAAATCCTTGCGAGGTGCTTACTGATGAAACTGGTGCACCGGCTGCAATCCCAGCTTGAGTCGTCATGGTCGGCAAGGGCGCGGTCTGAACTTGGTGACCAGCTCCCATCGCATGCCCCTGTGAACTCGCACCGTCTTGCTGGTCCGCACTGCCACTGGGGTATGCTCTCGTCCCTGATGCCTCAGTACCAGTCTATCACCGAGGTCACAGTCGGCGGTGGTGCTCACACCGCGTTCTGGTTGGACATGAATACGCTATACACACACACCGCTCGCGCTGGGGCGTCGGTTGCCTTTGTCCTTGACAGAGTCCTCTATGCGGTCCTCATGCCTCGCCTAACTCATGCCTCGGACAAAGCCCCTCCCTCTGCTGCTGTCAAACATTTTTAGGCTGGGCCTAATTTCTTTCAATGATAATTCAGGTGGGGAACCTCTCCCCTCCGATGAACATTCAAATTATAATAATCCCTGCGAGGTAAATGATGGATGGACATTAAACTATGCAACATTTGGCCCTTGCAGTATGCCTCTATCTTGCATTGGAAATGCCTTTACACTGAACACTATTGCTGGTAATTATTAACTTGCACAATTACAGATAAGATGGTGACAGAAAAAAAAAATTGACCGGGCCAAGAGCGATCCAGGCTGGAAACTACAAGCACGTGACAGAGAACTGTGTGTGTTTTAGCACTAGACTGGATAAATGTTATTCAGAAATCAGGAAGATCTCTACTAGCAAACCATAGCACAGAATCAGTTGGTGTTGAATCCACTAAAAGGACGCTAGCAAAAGCAGGACGTACATTCCACCCGAACACCTGGCTTCAGTTTCCGGTCCGATAGCAATGGCCGAGAGCTGCCTGGCACCGATCCGCAGCGCCTTCAGTGAAGAACAAGTTGCATGCTTCAGAAAACTAGGAGTAGCGCATGCCATATTCTGTTGTCTATATTCTTCttagccaaaagaaaagaaaaatattggttggaaaatctacactctaaactctGGACACGAGATGCAATTGAAGCATTTTTCTAGTCAAATCCTTGCCAAGTGACTGGTTGATGGACATTAAACTAGGTACATTTGGTACTTGCAGCACGCCTCTATCTTACACATCACACTGGACACTACCACTGATGCTTCCAGACAAAATTGACCGGGGCAGCGTGACAGTGACCCAGGCTGGAAATTAACAAGTCCGGGACAGAGAAACAGTCTGTGATTTTTAGCACAGCACTGGATAAATATTATTCAGAAACGAGGAAAATCTCTGCTAGCTGGATTTCATTTTATCTGAAGTACAGTATGTCACAGCAAACCATAGCACGGAAGAGAAATTAGATGGCGAGCTAGATGAATAAGGAGGAGGATTTCTCACGAGGTTGAGGACTTGGAGCAAAGAGCAGATGTTGGCCTCGTCCATGGAGCAGATGTGCTGCTCCACCTAGATCCCGAGCACCAGGTCCAGCTCCAGGAAACCCCTCTGCTTGCTCCTGTACACCAGACTGCACGAAAGCATACGGCCTCTCAATCAGCAACAACCCAGAGCCAGACGTAGTTAACGATTCCAAGGATTAAGAGGTCACCTgttgacgaggcggcggcggctctcgtCGGAGGAGAGGTCGACGCCGGTTGTGGCGGCGGTGTTCTGCGTGGTGGCGGAGAGGAGTCCGCTGGAGGAGAGCGCGCGGGGTAGGATAGGGTAGGGCGCGGCGGAGCTGGAGCGCCCAGCGGAAGAGCGCGGCCGCCATGACAagcgcggcggcgaggaggagcgtGCAGATCGCTGAGGAAGGGAAGAGGAGTGAGAGAATATCAGGTGGAAGCCTGTGCAAACCACGTGTGTTAAGAGTAGTACGTGAAATTCCGAATTCAAACACAAATTCTTTTTCTTGCGAGAAATTCAAACACAAATCCGTTATGAGATAAAAACAACAACACATCATTGAATAGTGTCCAACGTGAATTTTATGAAGTTTTCATTGAAACTTGGTTCGCGTTTGATATTCACTACCGCGGGGGCTGCCGGTAGTGCGCGGCGGCCTCCTTTGCCTAAGCTTATCTTTGCTCATAGGAAACAACGATAGAGGTAAACTTCAGAAATTGC
This window of the Triticum aestivum cultivar Chinese Spring chromosome 5D, IWGSC CS RefSeq v2.1, whole genome shotgun sequence genome carries:
- the LOC123124157 gene encoding uncharacterized protein is translated as MAAALFRWALQLRRALPYPTPRALLQRTPLRHHAEHRRHNRRRPLLRREPPPPRQQSGVQEQAEGFPGAGPGARDLGGAAHLLHGRGQHLLFAPSPQPREPRFVEMAYWSRGTTRGCQF